The proteins below come from a single [Synechococcus] sp. NIES-970 genomic window:
- the parB_2 gene encoding chromosome partitioning protein, ParB family: MENLTREDLNPTKEADGTLQFLEMELGLERSQVTSMLYRIENEKKEKITHNVMGNEIGLKIEALFEGLGQSWSSFTANRLPILNLREEILAALRQGKLAYTKAKAIAQIKDDQQHQQFLKEAIEQKLFLSQIRKQIQELQAGNTLPTSYKPKLTRL; this comes from the coding sequence GTGGAAAATTTAACGCGAGAGGATTTAAACCCCACCAAGGAAGCAGATGGAACTTTGCAATTTCTGGAAATGGAACTTGGTTTAGAGCGTAGTCAGGTGACCTCAATGCTCTACCGCATAGAAAATGAGAAGAAAGAAAAAATTACCCATAACGTTATGGGTAACGAAATAGGGTTGAAAATTGAGGCACTTTTCGAGGGGCTTGGACAAAGCTGGTCATCTTTCACAGCGAATCGTTTACCGATTCTCAATTTGCGGGAGGAAATTCTTGCAGCTCTCAGGCAAGGGAAACTTGCCTACACAAAAGCCAAGGCGATCGCCCAGATCAAGGACGACCAACAACATCAGCAGTTTTTAAAAGAGGCGATCGAGCAGAAGCTTTTCCTCAGTCAAATTAGAAAGCAGATCCAAGAATTACAAGCAGGTAATACTCTACCCACAAGCTACAAACCAAAATTGACCAGACTGTAA
- a CDS encoding hypothetical protein (conserved hypothetical protein), with translation MSRQLERLLEIDRLLRSPERQTQGSMAQALEISERTIRNDIAFLKDRFHAPLEFNKTHGWHYTDLTWRLPSIPMTQGELFALTLGARMLQSYSGSVYQSLLQSAIARLVERLPEKVTFDLQQLANERIHFRVGGEIQLDPEIWRQLMEASERSQSVSMRYYSPKSQQESERVFDPYELDIYRASNPYVWGYCHLRQEVRQFRIDRIRELKKLEQTFERRPFNLQEKLGTSFQYEVGGKTYDVAIAFDKQTAPYITERLWHKTQTIETHADGSITLQFTASGLNDMKRWILGYGRGAIAKSPPELVRMLQRETEQMARQNETGEFE, from the coding sequence ATGTCCCGTCAATTAGAGCGTCTCTTAGAAATTGATCGCTTACTGCGTAGTCCAGAACGACAAACTCAAGGCAGTATGGCTCAGGCCTTAGAGATTTCTGAAAGAACAATTCGCAACGATATTGCCTTTCTAAAAGATCGCTTCCATGCCCCCTTGGAATTTAATAAAACCCATGGTTGGCATTACACAGATCTGACGTGGCGATTGCCGAGTATTCCGATGACGCAGGGGGAATTGTTCGCGCTGACCCTTGGGGCGAGAATGTTGCAGTCCTATTCGGGTTCGGTGTATCAATCACTATTGCAATCAGCGATCGCCCGATTGGTAGAACGGTTGCCAGAAAAAGTCACGTTTGATTTGCAGCAGTTGGCGAATGAGCGGATACATTTTCGAGTGGGCGGTGAAATCCAACTCGATCCAGAGATTTGGCGACAACTGATGGAAGCAAGTGAGCGATCGCAGTCGGTTTCGATGCGTTATTACTCTCCCAAAAGTCAGCAGGAATCGGAACGGGTATTTGATCCCTATGAACTGGATATTTATCGGGCGAGTAATCCCTATGTGTGGGGCTATTGTCACCTCAGGCAGGAAGTGCGTCAGTTTCGGATTGACCGGATTCGGGAATTAAAAAAGTTAGAGCAAACCTTTGAGCGTCGTCCGTTTAATTTGCAGGAAAAGCTCGGCACAAGTTTTCAGTACGAAGTGGGCGGCAAAACCTATGATGTGGCGATCGCCTTCGATAAACAAACGGCTCCCTACATTACGGAAAGGCTCTGGCATAAAACCCAGACCATTGAAACCCATGCGGATGGCTCGATCACACTACAGTTTACGGCTTCGGGCTTAAACGATATGAAGCGTTGGATTCTGGGCTATGGCAGAGGGGCGATCGCCAAGTCTCCACCGGAGTTAGTCCGAATGCTGCAACGGGAAACGGAACAGATGGCACGACAAAATGAAACAGGAGAATTTGAATAG
- a CDS encoding hypothetical protein (conserved hypothetical protein), giving the protein MNFLEVQFELRGKTLPADHGYSLYSGIKQIWQQSVLISELNQDISPEVLISSIPGVGNKQGMVYLNRRSRLRLRCPAEQAQVWYRVLQNQVLDLQGHLVRLIQPRLTVIQSSSVLTSRLVVIKLEQWDSHTAPNIF; this is encoded by the coding sequence ATGAATTTTTTAGAAGTGCAGTTTGAGCTGCGGGGTAAAACTCTACCTGCGGATCATGGTTACAGCCTCTATTCTGGGATTAAACAGATTTGGCAACAGTCGGTATTAATCTCAGAACTTAATCAAGATATTTCCCCAGAGGTCTTGATCAGTAGTATTCCGGGAGTGGGAAATAAGCAGGGCATGGTTTATTTGAATCGGCGATCACGTTTACGGTTGCGGTGTCCTGCAGAACAAGCTCAGGTTTGGTATCGAGTTCTGCAAAATCAAGTGCTTGATCTTCAAGGTCATTTAGTGCGCTTAATTCAGCCTCGCTTAACTGTGATCCAATCTTCCTCTGTTCTGACTTCTCGCTTGGTCGTTATCAAATTAGAGCAATGGGATAGCCATACTGCCCCCAATATTTTCTAG
- a CDS encoding hypothetical protein (conserved hypothetical protein): MGFGVTVEGLSDEDSIKLQCLGLGGRGHFGCGWFYPKKEEQDDAA; encoded by the coding sequence ATGGGTTTTGGCGTGACAGTCGAAGGCTTAAGTGATGAAGATTCGATTAAATTACAATGTCTTGGTTTAGGCGGTCGGGGTCATTTTGGTTGTGGCTGGTTCTATCCAAAAAAGGAGGAACAGGACGATGCAGCCTAA
- the cas3 gene encoding CRISPR-associated helicase, whose protein sequence is MQPKLKPNCLLAKSYEPGHWKGSYSLVGHTVDVVNAVTTLVDNLGNRLITQFDLTCSFEYLRNTARLTAYLHDWGKANDHFQGMVRASIPDTSPRRNREQHQMIRHEIASVLLAWEFKEWLEQAEDDFYTALVAAGGHHLKLGGKEGRATDDLGEIRQSGDRQLYLYALQKKEGKIAYHPQFKGLLKYGVKVLGLPKNIKLSKAPSFAWTRQDIEKKQREIRDYLTLDWEGDPTFIAVVKALLVAGDCAGSALAKEDVSLQQWIQEELKTTLDENKLDRVIQSRLGNHKLRPFQQRLGEVKSRVAIARAGCGTGKTLGAYNWAKTHALGRKLFFCYPTTGTSTEGFIDYVHGKVEAELFHSRYQVDLEMMKTGEEDQLEDNNASEAAIKLESFRAWGAESIVCTVDTVLGLFQCNRRPLYCFPAIANGAFVFDEVHCYDAKLFGTLLRFLQVVKAPVLLMSASVLPWQKAAIEAAAGEPVEIIEGAKDLEALPRYRFHVLNQPDWERVEQELQTGGKVLWVCNQVNTAIEIYEEAKQRGLDALLYHSRYRYGDRVNHHRAVVDAFKPEQKKPIIAICTQVAEMSLDLSATLLVSHITDPAGLIQRLGRLNRRYCGHVLDALFYPDEKAGFPYKQEQLTNGLTMVQSFTGDVSQAELAQWLEKFTPEPNQKDEEQGSVWLDGQWKTYPASLREGGHNVTVLLAEDLPSIKKLPAKEIPRYTVPIPNRGWKSQEKYKFYPIAPSDIWGYSEEKGAFDLRKQGGGAA, encoded by the coding sequence ATGCAGCCTAAGCTAAAACCCAATTGTTTACTAGCAAAATCCTATGAACCAGGTCATTGGAAGGGTTCTTATAGTTTGGTGGGTCATACGGTTGATGTCGTAAATGCGGTCACAACCTTGGTGGATAACTTGGGCAATCGCCTGATCACGCAATTTGACTTGACTTGTTCATTTGAATATTTACGCAATACAGCGAGACTTACGGCGTATCTCCATGATTGGGGCAAAGCCAATGATCATTTTCAGGGCATGGTTAGGGCTTCAATTCCTGACACATCCCCCCGTAGAAACCGTGAACAACATCAAATGATTCGCCATGAAATTGCTTCTGTGCTTTTAGCTTGGGAGTTTAAGGAATGGCTAGAACAAGCGGAGGATGATTTTTATACAGCTTTAGTTGCGGCAGGTGGTCATCACCTCAAATTAGGCGGGAAAGAGGGCAGAGCAACCGATGATTTAGGAGAAATTCGGCAGAGCGGCGATCGCCAACTATATCTTTATGCACTTCAAAAGAAAGAGGGAAAAATCGCCTACCATCCCCAATTTAAAGGCTTGCTGAAATATGGTGTTAAAGTTCTGGGCTTACCCAAAAATATCAAACTCTCCAAAGCTCCATCTTTTGCTTGGACTCGGCAAGATATTGAGAAAAAACAGCGAGAAATTAGAGATTATCTAACATTGGATTGGGAAGGAGATCCGACTTTTATCGCAGTGGTCAAAGCTCTCTTGGTTGCGGGGGATTGTGCTGGTTCTGCCCTTGCTAAGGAAGATGTTTCACTCCAGCAATGGATTCAAGAGGAACTAAAAACAACCCTTGACGAGAATAAGCTTGATCGAGTTATCCAATCGCGGTTAGGTAATCATAAACTCCGACCCTTTCAACAACGCTTGGGAGAGGTAAAAAGTCGAGTAGCAATCGCCCGTGCGGGTTGTGGCACTGGTAAAACATTGGGGGCTTATAACTGGGCAAAAACCCATGCTCTCGGTCGTAAACTCTTTTTCTGTTATCCCACTACCGGAACCAGTACGGAAGGCTTTATCGATTATGTTCACGGCAAAGTTGAGGCGGAATTATTCCATTCTCGGTATCAGGTGGATTTGGAAATGATGAAAACGGGGGAAGAAGATCAACTTGAAGATAATAATGCTTCAGAAGCTGCCATTAAACTTGAATCGTTCCGGGCATGGGGGGCAGAATCCATTGTTTGTACTGTGGATACCGTGCTTGGGTTATTCCAATGCAATCGTCGTCCTCTCTACTGTTTTCCGGCGATCGCCAATGGTGCATTCGTCTTTGATGAAGTGCATTGCTACGATGCCAAACTATTTGGCACATTACTTCGATTTCTACAGGTGGTCAAAGCCCCAGTATTACTCATGTCCGCCTCAGTTTTACCTTGGCAAAAAGCGGCGATCGAAGCGGCAGCGGGTGAGCCTGTCGAAATTATTGAAGGCGCAAAAGATCTCGAGGCCTTACCCCGATACCGTTTCCATGTACTTAATCAACCTGACTGGGAACGAGTCGAGCAGGAACTGCAAACAGGGGGCAAAGTGCTATGGGTTTGTAATCAAGTTAATACGGCAATTGAAATTTACGAAGAAGCGAAACAACGCGGTTTAGATGCGCTGCTCTATCACAGTCGTTATCGTTATGGCGATCGAGTCAATCACCATCGAGCAGTAGTAGATGCATTTAAACCCGAACAGAAAAAACCGATCATCGCAATTTGTACCCAAGTCGCTGAAATGTCCCTTGATCTATCAGCAACCTTACTGGTTTCTCACATTACCGATCCAGCGGGATTAATTCAGAGATTAGGACGCTTGAACCGTCGCTATTGCGGTCATGTTCTTGATGCCCTGTTTTATCCCGATGAAAAAGCAGGGTTTCCTTACAAACAGGAACAACTGACCAATGGGCTAACAATGGTTCAGAGCTTTACGGGGGATGTCAGTCAAGCCGAGTTAGCGCAATGGCTAGAAAAATTCACGCCAGAACCTAATCAAAAAGATGAAGAACAGGGTTCAGTCTGGCTCGACGGACAGTGGAAAACTTATCCAGCCTCACTGCGGGAAGGGGGTCATAATGTCACCGTTTTATTGGCGGAAGACCTACCTAGCATCAAAAAATTACCCGCGAAGGAAATCCCGCGATATACCGTGCCAATTCCTAACAGAGGATGGAAGTCCCAAGAAAAATATAAATTCTATCCCATTGCTCCATCGGATATTTGGGGATATTCCGAAGAAAAAGGAGCTTTCGATTTAAGAAAACAAGGAGGTGGTGCAGCATGA
- a CDS encoding hypothetical protein (conserved hypothetical protein), which translates to MTKMILSLFNPNSLLPHRSGVAGLALALSAMDPTDAPLQWEVTEDEVKLFWDCPDKEAIQWLLSETYQIKDGYLNVKALRLDDQSRYVFTEGVTTTFLQHSKQRTLDKQTITKNFQVDEGQPEIQINYRQLLSCYYTGDFKEAFTSKGQFKKLIPLKGHHVPGLVEDFANGAYQESPENYLALLFLPIACHYYRLPNFLSGLVIPSVNNLQAWVQRRKVYTAKTVTKLKPYGEFRANGAGESALRFLLQEKLIDDTRDFKVNYCEVYRLGKQPWDGNQSYLKQGVYRVHATDEMLQIYQDAWGLFPSVVRKNDKGETWLAQSKILPWIADNLINGDRWHQGFFEFRKSNDIYERTGLVNMTKIENALTPQEQTFFDAIQGGFSTFLRGQIEQATKQGRQLDYSQVTKKVIYRFQRPSTQQEFASAVVDFLSQFRSKAARGSGSDIYLWLHRDRQWKKARDLALLAIATYEGKNKQGETEVPEEILDQASDEPFEDTL; encoded by the coding sequence ATGACAAAGATGATTCTTTCTTTATTTAACCCCAATAGTCTTTTACCGCATCGGTCTGGGGTAGCGGGTTTAGCCTTAGCTTTATCGGCGATGGATCCCACGGATGCACCATTGCAATGGGAAGTGACTGAAGATGAAGTAAAACTATTTTGGGATTGTCCTGACAAAGAGGCGATTCAATGGCTTCTGAGTGAAACCTATCAAATTAAAGATGGATATCTGAATGTCAAAGCCCTCAGGTTAGATGACCAAAGTCGCTATGTTTTTACGGAGGGGGTAACTACGACTTTTTTGCAACATAGTAAACAAAGAACACTCGACAAACAAACAATTACTAAAAATTTTCAAGTCGATGAAGGTCAGCCAGAAATTCAAATTAATTATCGGCAACTTTTAAGCTGTTATTACACTGGAGATTTTAAGGAAGCATTCACCAGCAAAGGTCAATTTAAAAAGCTCATTCCTTTAAAAGGGCATCATGTACCTGGTCTGGTGGAAGACTTTGCGAATGGGGCTTATCAAGAATCCCCAGAAAATTACTTAGCCTTACTCTTTCTTCCCATCGCCTGTCATTATTACCGTTTACCGAACTTTTTATCAGGTTTAGTGATTCCCTCAGTTAACAACTTACAAGCATGGGTACAACGTCGCAAAGTCTATACCGCAAAAACTGTCACCAAACTCAAACCCTATGGTGAATTTCGAGCGAATGGTGCAGGAGAATCGGCTTTAAGGTTTTTATTACAGGAGAAATTAATTGATGACACTAGAGATTTTAAGGTGAATTATTGTGAGGTTTATCGTCTGGGCAAACAGCCATGGGATGGCAATCAATCTTATTTAAAACAGGGAGTTTATCGTGTTCATGCGACCGATGAAATGTTGCAAATATATCAGGATGCTTGGGGGCTTTTCCCTAGTGTTGTTCGTAAGAATGATAAAGGGGAAACATGGCTCGCTCAATCGAAAATTTTACCGTGGATTGCTGATAATTTAATTAACGGTGATCGCTGGCATCAGGGATTTTTTGAATTTCGGAAATCTAATGACATTTATGAACGTACAGGATTAGTCAATATGACAAAGATTGAGAATGCACTGACTCCACAGGAGCAAACATTTTTTGATGCGATTCAGGGGGGCTTTAGTACCTTTCTGCGAGGACAAATTGAACAAGCAACGAAACAAGGTCGCCAACTTGATTATTCTCAAGTAACAAAAAAAGTCATTTACCGCTTTCAGCGACCCAGTACTCAGCAGGAATTTGCATCAGCGGTGGTGGACTTTTTAAGTCAATTTCGCAGCAAGGCAGCACGGGGATCGGGTTCTGATATTTATCTCTGGCTTCACCGCGATCGCCAATGGAAAAAAGCCCGTGATCTTGCACTACTGGCGATCGCCACCTACGAAGGCAAAAACAAACAGGGAGAAACAGAAGTTCCAGAAGAGATTTTGGATCAAGCTAGCGATGAACCCTTTGAAGACACACTCTAA
- a CDS encoding CRISPR-associated regulatory protein, DevR family: protein MAQHLFATIVTPTAVAANNRGEGDGSTLSTLQKITRGHDQYTTVSAEAIRWAYREYFQQHHSKETNRSFNPDKDLYAFQTEKFNAENFIDDDFFGYMDAKKGKDNENATTKRRGALEVSRAISLDPYWGDVAFGSKGGEKNKTSIHQTEVHCTAYQYTLAVTPAHLKKIERVNYLLDAMPAIRHVGGNHSRFLFEFRPESIILRVTEDPSPWIMGCFERVGESIGCPKLVRLVEVNDIPAKELIVAGEIADTPYGKRLEALGVNICRGVKEAIALTKQSLETKLEA from the coding sequence ATGGCTCAACATCTTTTTGCGACTATCGTTACCCCCACTGCTGTTGCGGCAAATAACCGAGGTGAAGGGGATGGCAGTACTCTCTCAACTCTCCAAAAAATCACCCGTGGTCACGACCAATACACCACCGTCAGTGCAGAGGCAATCCGTTGGGCTTATCGGGAATATTTCCAGCAGCATCATAGCAAGGAAACAAACCGTAGCTTTAACCCGGACAAAGATTTATACGCCTTTCAAACTGAGAAATTTAATGCGGAAAACTTCATCGATGATGATTTTTTTGGGTACATGGATGCCAAGAAAGGTAAAGACAACGAAAACGCGACCACCAAGCGACGCGGCGCATTAGAAGTTAGTCGGGCGATTAGTCTCGATCCCTACTGGGGTGATGTGGCTTTTGGTTCCAAAGGGGGTGAAAAAAATAAAACTTCCATTCACCAAACAGAAGTTCATTGCACTGCCTACCAATACACCCTTGCGGTTACACCAGCACATCTAAAAAAAATTGAGCGGGTAAACTATTTATTAGATGCCATGCCTGCGATTCGTCACGTCGGCGGCAACCATTCCCGTTTCTTGTTTGAATTTCGTCCAGAGTCCATCATTTTGCGGGTTACAGAAGACCCCAGTCCTTGGATTATGGGCTGTTTCGAGCGAGTTGGGGAATCCATTGGTTGTCCGAAGTTAGTTCGCCTTGTGGAAGTCAACGATATTCCAGCCAAAGAATTGATTGTTGCAGGTGAGATCGCGGATACGCCCTATGGTAAACGGCTTGAGGCATTGGGCGTAAATATTTGTCGGGGTGTCAAAGAGGCGATCGCCCTCACAAAACAATCTTTGGAGACTAAGCTAGAGGCATAG
- a CDS encoding PIN domain protein, with product MIILDTHAWIWWMTESPNLSPKAVEAIAQYSVIGIPSICCWEIAMLVAKSRLTLSLDVQDWLKLSLAHPKIRLLPLSPEIAVLSTRLPANFHSDPADRLIVATCLTYQVPLLSKDSLIQKWGHLEIIW from the coding sequence ATGATTATCTTAGATACCCATGCGTGGATCTGGTGGATGACGGAATCTCCCAATCTGTCACCTAAAGCAGTAGAGGCGATCGCCCAATATTCCGTTATTGGGATACCTAGTATTTGTTGTTGGGAGATAGCAATGCTAGTCGCAAAAAGTCGCCTCACACTCTCCTTAGATGTCCAAGATTGGTTGAAATTATCTTTAGCCCATCCCAAAATTCGGCTTTTACCGCTCAGTCCAGAAATTGCTGTGCTTTCTACCCGCTTACCCGCCAATTTCCATAGTGATCCTGCGGATCGATTAATCGTTGCAACCTGTTTAACCTACCAAGTTCCCCTACTCTCAAAAGACTCTCTAATTCAAAAGTGGGGACATTTAGAGATTATTTGGTAA
- a CDS encoding hypothetical protein (conserved hypothetical protein), translating into METFYLECPYTSFPRSFARDYKETYLYPPPSTIYGFLLSLVGEEDLTTHLGVKVAIGLIGETPKISRIVRKQRHHKFSKTHAGTYPSSQFSKPNHQELLTDLNVAIQLDSSEEKATVTLTERVKIALSTPEKITRFSGLSLGESWAMVNGIRVYRPEDGEIRWLVTDNRGLIGLPVWIDRKTTQGTFRRFTLENNNFREEAWITIQNY; encoded by the coding sequence ATGGAAACATTTTACTTAGAATGCCCCTATACCAGTTTTCCTCGAAGTTTCGCACGGGACTACAAAGAAACTTATCTTTATCCGCCACCATCCACTATTTACGGTTTTCTCCTATCTTTAGTTGGAGAAGAGGATCTAACGACTCATTTAGGCGTAAAAGTGGCGATCGGCTTGATTGGTGAAACTCCTAAAATTTCCCGAATTGTCCGCAAGCAACGCCATCATAAATTTAGTAAAACCCACGCAGGAACCTATCCCAGCAGTCAGTTTTCTAAGCCCAATCACCAAGAGTTACTCACAGATCTTAATGTTGCGATTCAGCTTGATTCTTCTGAGGAAAAAGCGACAGTTACTTTAACTGAACGGGTGAAAATTGCTCTATCAACTCCAGAAAAAATCACTCGATTTAGCGGTTTATCTCTTGGGGAATCTTGGGCAATGGTCAATGGGATTCGTGTTTATCGACCGGAAGATGGTGAGATTCGTTGGTTAGTCACTGATAATCGAGGGTTAATTGGTTTGCCAGTTTGGATTGATCGCAAAACAACTCAAGGAACTTTTCGACGGTTCACGCTGGAAAATAACAATTTTCGCGAGGAAGCTTGGATTACTATTCAAAATTATTAA
- the cas gene encoding putative CRISPR-associated protein translates to MFTSTIPETQPTIKVSGLHAIAYCPRLFYLEEVEGLYTQDAAVFAGRRLHVDLEQEEEGEWEDLYLESEDLGIRGRVDALRTRNGATFPYEHKRGKANRDAQKQPQPWESDRLQILAYCYLLEVSLDVEITEGRIRYHADNVLIHVPFNKTAKAEVREAIANARKLLDADFRPPVTENERLCARCSLAPICLPEEARLAHNKEWQPIRLFPKDDDRQILHILEPGTRVGRTGEQIKITHRDNTIEKFSVQQVSQVVLHSFSQISTQALHFLASHNVGIHWVSGGDRYVGSFDNRQGSIQRRIQQYRALSQSDFCVNLAKKLVGCRGQGQRKFLMRGQRGIKIASPQLAANIQQMKRVLKQVENANNLATLLGLEGNLASLYFGALPYLLTEMVADEMRFSGRNRRPPKDRFNALLSFGYSLLLKDVMNSIIAVGLEPALGFYHQPRTQASPLALDLMEIFRVPLVDMVVVASINRSQWNITEDFSIRGQQVWLSDSGRKKFIECYERRKAEAWKHPILGYSLSYARLIELEVRLLEKEWSGEAGLFGQLVVR, encoded by the coding sequence ATGTTTACTTCAACCATTCCAGAAACACAACCAACGATTAAAGTATCAGGACTTCATGCGATCGCCTATTGTCCGCGACTTTTTTATCTTGAGGAGGTCGAGGGACTCTATACCCAGGATGCAGCGGTATTTGCAGGGCGACGACTCCATGTAGATCTTGAACAGGAGGAGGAGGGGGAATGGGAAGATCTTTATCTCGAAAGTGAGGATCTCGGCATTCGTGGCCGGGTGGACGCGTTGCGCACTCGGAATGGAGCAACGTTTCCCTATGAACACAAGCGGGGTAAGGCTAATCGGGATGCTCAAAAACAACCCCAACCATGGGAGAGCGATCGCCTCCAGATTCTCGCTTATTGTTACTTGCTAGAAGTGAGTTTGGATGTAGAGATTACTGAAGGACGAATTCGTTACCATGCGGATAATGTCCTCATTCATGTGCCCTTTAATAAGACAGCTAAGGCTGAGGTCAGGGAGGCGATCGCCAATGCGAGAAAATTACTCGATGCGGATTTTCGTCCCCCCGTCACTGAAAATGAGCGACTATGTGCCCGTTGTTCCCTCGCCCCCATTTGTTTACCAGAAGAAGCACGCCTTGCCCATAACAAGGAGTGGCAACCGATCCGGTTGTTTCCAAAGGATGATGATCGCCAAATTCTGCACATTCTCGAACCAGGAACCAGAGTCGGACGCACGGGCGAACAGATTAAAATTACCCATCGCGATAACACTATTGAAAAGTTCTCTGTCCAGCAAGTTTCACAGGTGGTACTCCATAGTTTTTCACAAATTTCTACCCAAGCTCTTCATTTTCTCGCCAGTCATAATGTTGGCATTCACTGGGTTTCAGGCGGCGATCGCTACGTGGGCAGTTTTGATAATCGTCAAGGCAGCATCCAGCGACGCATCCAACAATATCGCGCCCTTAGCCAGTCTGACTTCTGCGTGAATTTAGCAAAAAAACTAGTTGGGTGTCGGGGTCAAGGGCAACGAAAGTTTCTCATGCGTGGTCAACGGGGGATCAAAATTGCCTCACCACAGTTAGCGGCCAACATTCAGCAAATGAAGCGGGTGCTCAAACAAGTAGAAAATGCGAATAATCTAGCAACTTTACTGGGTCTTGAGGGAAATTTAGCGTCTCTTTACTTTGGGGCCTTACCCTATCTCCTGACGGAAATGGTTGCAGATGAAATGCGCTTTTCTGGTCGAAATCGTCGCCCACCAAAAGATCGGTTTAACGCCCTTCTCAGTTTTGGTTACAGTCTCCTGCTCAAGGATGTAATGAATAGTATTATTGCGGTTGGCCTGGAACCTGCCCTCGGTTTTTATCACCAACCCCGTACCCAAGCCTCGCCCCTTGCTCTTGATCTCATGGAAATTTTCCGGGTTCCTTTGGTGGATATGGTCGTGGTTGCTTCAATTAATCGCTCTCAGTGGAATATTACAGAGGATTTTTCAATTCGGGGTCAACAGGTTTGGCTTTCGGATTCGGGTCGTAAAAAATTCATCGAATGTTATGAGCGGCGCAAGGCAGAAGCTTGGAAACATCCTATTCTCGGTTATTCCCTAAGCTATGCTCGCCTGATTGAGTTGGAAGTGCGCCTTTTGGAAAAAGAGTGGTCTGGGGAAGCAGGTCTTTTTGGTCAACTTGTGGTGAGGTAA
- the cas2 gene encoding CRISPR-associated protein produces MAELKHWYLVCYDIRSPKRWRKAYKLLEGYGERIQYSIFRCWLTQRSREKLRWQLEEVLTKEDDLLLIRLSQQCVQDLPKYNRPNTWLFDEQTFKVL; encoded by the coding sequence ATGGCAGAGCTAAAGCATTGGTATCTAGTTTGTTACGATATCCGTTCACCAAAACGCTGGCGCAAAGCCTACAAACTCCTTGAGGGTTATGGGGAACGCATCCAATATTCGATTTTTCGCTGTTGGCTTACCCAGCGATCGCGAGAAAAGTTACGCTGGCAATTAGAAGAGGTGCTCACCAAGGAGGATGATCTTTTACTTATTCGCCTGTCACAACAATGTGTACAAGATTTGCCGAAGTATAATCGTCCGAATACTTGGCTTTTCGATGAACAGACCTTTAAGGTGCTTTGA